CGCGGCACAGGAAAGTCTGCTCCGTGGCTGCAAACAAGGTGATCCCCTGCCGCGACGAGCTCGTTGAGCGACAGGCATGCTGCCAGGTCCAGCCATGTTCGTGCGAGACTCGTGAGCCGAACGCCGTCGAGCCTGAAGACTTCCTCTGCCGCAAGGGCCAGACGGTGCCCCACCACGTTGACGCGGCGCGGCGCCCACGATGCGGAGCTGGGATTTGCCAGGTGAATCCGCCAGTCCTCTTGGACGCGATACGGCAGGGGAATTCCCCACAACCTCGCCGCCGTGCCATGGCTGAGCACATGGGAGGGATTGGCCTCGGTGTACGCCATGAGTGCAGCCACACCTTGGACCGAGACCCCAGCGGGAACAAGAATGCCACGCGAGACTCGGATCAGATCCTTGGCATAGGTTCGGCAATGCGGCACACCGGCATGGTCGGCGGACTTCGTAGTGAACGATCTCCGCCGCAAATGCTGTGGGAGCTCGGAGCGGCGCATATTCCATTGTTTCGCGAAAAACTGGCCATTTTGAGGTTATCCACAGGCAAGTTTAGGCATCGCTGCATCGAAAGGTGAGTAGTTGCTAATGTTCGGGCGCAACATTAGCAACTACTCACCTTTCGCGGAACGGAGCGGGGCGGAACGGAGCGGAGCGGGGCGGAGCGGGGCGGAACGGAACGGAGCGGAACGGAACGGAGCGGAACGGAGCGGAGCGGAACGGAGCGGAGCGGAACGGAACGGAGCGGAGCGGAACGGAACGGAGCGGAGCGGAACGGAACGGAGCGGAACGGAACGGAACGGAGCGGAGCGCGGAACGCTAGGGCTTGGCGGCGAACGCCGACGGCCAAGGCAGCAGCGCCGGCAACGGCACTGAATCCGCGGCAGCTTCGGCGCGCAGGCTGCCCATGGTGGGCGTGCGTCCCGACAGCCAGGCGGCGATGTCGGTCAGCATGCCCTGCACGGACACGGTGTTCTCACCCGAGCCGACAGTCATGGGCGGCAACGCCAAGGGCAGCAGTTTCAGCGTAATGTCCTGCGGCACACGCGCGTTGAGGAAACCGATCAGGTAGAGGCAGAACTCCTTGGACCAGGTTTCAGGCCCGCGTCCCAGCTGCAGATCGGCAAGGTGGATGACAAGTTCGCGCCAGTAGGCCAGCGCCACTCCCCGCACATCACCGTTTCGATAGCTGACAGGCAGTCCCCACTGCGCGTCGTCGAGCCCGTCGAGAA
The Arthrobacter alpinus genome window above contains:
- a CDS encoding maleylpyruvate isomerase family mycothiol-dependent enzyme encodes the protein MTEISNVQLMDRLKIAADNVSAKLGSLTDADVLVPTDLPGWTRGHVLAHIAHVSNAVARQLEYALRGELVDFYDGGQGGRTQAIEMNAGHSADEHRAYLTAAFTRALSVLDGLDDAQWGLPVSYRNGDVRGVALAYWRELVIHLADLQLGRGPETWSKEFCLYLIGFLNARVPQDITLKLLPLALPPMTVGSGENTVSVQGMLTDIAAWLSGRTPTMGSLRAEAAADSVPLPALLPWPSAFAAKP